Part of the Undibacter mobilis genome is shown below.
CATTTCGGCGAGGGCGACGAAATCACCGCGTGCTTCGCCAAGAGCGGCCACATGACCGAGCGGATAGTGCCAGCCATAGCCGTCGATGGCGAATGTATCGGTCGTGCGGGTCACGGCAAGACGGGCGCCCATCGGCAGCGCAATCATCGGCGGCAACTTGATGTCGGCGGCGGGAAAGCCAAAAGTACGCGGCACGCTGACGCGATGCGTCGGTTCAGGGCTGAGCGGCCCGAGCGCATTGGCCGACAGGTAGCCGACATAGCCGTCAGCCTTCAGCTGGCCCCAGGCCCAGCCTTCCTCGCTCACTTCGTACACCGTGACGCGCTCGCCCTTCAGCGCCTCGGTGTCGAGCGCGGCCTCGTGCGCCGGGTCGCGCCGCAAATCGGCAATCGGTTCGATGATTTCGTAAAGCGTACCGTTGACGAAATGCGCAGCCTCGACTTGTCCACGCAGGTGAGCGGCGGCGATGTCGCGGCGATAGGGATTGAGGCGGGGATCGAGAGCCATTGGCGCCCTAGCCATACCGCTCACACAAAACCGCATACAGTGCCCGTGCCGCCATCAGTTCGGCACCCTCGGGACGGCCGGGCCGCGCCGATGGCGTCCAGGCGAAGATGTCGAGGTGCATCCATGACGGTGAGTCGACGAACTTCTTGAGGAACAGCGCCGCGGTGATGGCGCCGGCCATACCATCGCTGCCGACATTGTTGATGTCGGCGGCCTTGGAATCGAGTTGCGATTCGTAGGGCTGCCACAAGGGCAGCCGCCATACCGGGTCGTTCTCGGTAAGGCCCGCTTTGCCCATGTCGGCGGCCAGCCTGTCGTCATTGCTGAACAGCGCCGGCAGTTGCGCGCCAAGCGCAACGCGGGCCGCGCCGGTGAGCGTGGCGAAATCGACGAGCAGCGCCGGCTTGTCCTCGCTCGCCAGCGTCAGCGCGTCGGCCAGGATGAGGCGGCCTTCGGCATCGGTATTGCCAATCTCGACTGTGAAGCCCTTGCGCGAAGTGAAGATGTCGCGCGGCCTGAAGCTCTTGCCCGACACCGAGTTCTCGACCGCCGGAATGAGCACGCGCAGGCGCAGCTTCATCTTGCCGGCCATGATCATGTGAGCAAGGCCGAGCACGGTGGCGGCGCCGCCCATGTCCTTCTTCATGTTGAGCATGCCGCTCGATGGCTTGATGTCGAGGCCGCCGGTGTCGAAGCACACGCCTTTGCCGACCAAAGTCACCTTCGGGTCTTTTTCTTTGCCCCAGGTGATGTCAATCAGACGCGGCGCGCGCGGCGAGCCCATGCCGACCGCGTGGATCAGCGGGAATTCCTTGGCGAGCTTGTCGCCGCCAGTGACCTGGATCTTGGCTCCGTGTGCGGCCGCGAGCTTGCGCGCCGCAGCCTCGAGTTCCTCCGGTCCAAGATCGTTGGCCGGCGTATTGATCAGGTCGCGCGCCAGCGCCACGCCTTCGGCGATGCGGCTCACCTCGCTGCCGTCGACGCCCTTGGGCAGAACCAGTTTGACCTTGCGGGCATCGGCCTTGCGGTAGCGCGTGAACTGGTAGGCGCCGGTGGCGAAGGCCAGGGCCGCCAGCCGCGCGTCATGCGGCGCGTTGGCGAAGCGATAGGTGCCGGCTGGCAGCAGATTGACCAGGGCGCCGGGCCGGAAGGTGTCGATCGTGTCGCCCGGCTTTTCCAATCCGAACAGCACACCGGCAAGCTTGCCGTCCTGCGCCGGAATGAGCAGCAGCCGTCCCGGCTTGGCCTCGAAACCGGCGGCTGCGGCGAAGGTTCGCTCGCGTTCGCCGAAGCCGGCCATAACCGCCTCCGCGTTGCCGGCATGAACAAACCAGATCGGGGTGCCGCGCGATTCCGCGCCTGCAAACACGGGGTGCATGGGTGTCTTACTCCAGGATGCCGGGAACAGTCGGGCGCCCGGCGGCCGGTCATAGCGCCGGACGAGGGTACGAGCCAGACTAGGCTGACCGGGGCCGGTTAACCACTCGTTAGGGTTAACGTTTTATTGCTCGATTATGCCGCCGGTACCTTCCCCTCGCACAGCTGGGATGTCCATGCGCCACTCCTTGCGTGATGCTTCCCCCCGCCGGACCCGGTTGCTGGCCGCGGCTGCCGTCGCCGCCGTGCTGGCGCTCGGCCTCGGTGGCTGCAAGACCACCAACGACATCACCGGATCAATCGGTGGACGCTCCACGGCCGAGCCGGTCACCGAACGGGACTGGCGCGATGCGCTGGACACGTGGGGCGAGCGCTACAAGGCCGATCCGTCCAATGCCGAGGCGGCGATCAATTATGCGCGGGCGCTGCGCGCCACCGATCAGCGGGCCCAAGCCGTCGCGGTGCTGGAGCAGGCGGCGATCCGCAATCCGAATAATATGGCGCTGCTCGGCGCCTATGGCCGCGCTTTGGCGGTGGTTGGAAACTATCAGCAGGCGCTGGATGCGCTCGGCCGTGCCCACACGCCCGACAATCCGGACTGGAGCATCCTCAATGCCCAGGGTGCGGTGCTCGATCAGATGGGCCGCAATGCCGAAGCGCAGCGGCATTATTCCGCGGCGCTCAAGATTGTCCCGGATGAGCCGTCGGTGCTGTCGAATCTCGGCCTGTCTTACGTTCTGACCAAGGACCTCAAGCGGGCCGAGATCACCTTGCG
Proteins encoded:
- a CDS encoding tetratricopeptide repeat protein → MRHSLRDASPRRTRLLAAAAVAAVLALGLGGCKTTNDITGSIGGRSTAEPVTERDWRDALDTWGERYKADPSNAEAAINYARALRATDQRAQAVAVLEQAAIRNPNNMALLGAYGRALAVVGNYQQALDALGRAHTPDNPDWSILNAQGAVLDQMGRNAEAQRHYSAALKIVPDEPSVLSNLGLSYVLTKDLKRAEITLRRALAQPNADPKVRQNLALVMGLRGKYAEAERIAGEGLPPDQAAANVANLRQVLAQQQKGGRPYVPAPNAGG
- a CDS encoding leucyl aminopeptidase family protein, whose translation is MHPVFAGAESRGTPIWFVHAGNAEAVMAGFGERERTFAAAAGFEAKPGRLLLIPAQDGKLAGVLFGLEKPGDTIDTFRPGALVNLLPAGTYRFANAPHDARLAALAFATGAYQFTRYRKADARKVKLVLPKGVDGSEVSRIAEGVALARDLINTPANDLGPEELEAAARKLAAAHGAKIQVTGGDKLAKEFPLIHAVGMGSPRAPRLIDITWGKEKDPKVTLVGKGVCFDTGGLDIKPSSGMLNMKKDMGGAATVLGLAHMIMAGKMKLRLRVLIPAVENSVSGKSFRPRDIFTSRKGFTVEIGNTDAEGRLILADALTLASEDKPALLVDFATLTGAARVALGAQLPALFSNDDRLAADMGKAGLTENDPVWRLPLWQPYESQLDSKAADINNVGSDGMAGAITAALFLKKFVDSPSWMHLDIFAWTPSARPGRPEGAELMAARALYAVLCERYG
- a CDS encoding C40 family peptidase is translated as MALDPRLNPYRRDIAAAHLRGQVEAAHFVNGTLYEIIEPIADLRRDPAHEAALDTEALKGERVTVYEVSEEGWAWGQLKADGYVGYLSANALGPLSPEPTHRVSVPRTFGFPAADIKLPPMIALPMGARLAVTRTTDTFAIDGYGWHYPLGHVAALGEARGDFVALAEMFRGAPYLWGGKSSLGIDCSGLVQVALNATGQPCPRDSYMQERVLGTPVSLADIRRGDLLFWKGHVAIARDAQTLIHANAHHMMVEAEPIAEAIARIKSTDSEITSVKRL